The proteins below are encoded in one region of Rhea pennata isolate bPtePen1 chromosome 21, bPtePen1.pri, whole genome shotgun sequence:
- the LOC134149684 gene encoding transcriptional repressor CTCF-like yields the protein MEGEAVEAVVEDSETFIKGKERKTYERRREAGQEDDACHTPPNQADGGEVIQDVNSGVQMVMMEQLDPTLLQMKTEVMEGAVPQETEATVDDTQIRTPQVVNMEEQPINLSELEVLVLEALATTSVEELQGAYEDEVSEGGLQEGEPMICHTLPLPEVFQVVKAGANGEVETLEQGELQPQEDPNWQKDPDYRPPAKKTKKNKKSKLRYTEEGKDVDVSVYDVEEEQQEGLLSEVNAEKVVGNMKPPKPTKIKKKGVKKTFQCELCSYTCPRRSNLDRHMKSHTDERPHECHLCGRAFRTVTLLRKHLNTHTGTRPHKCPDCDMAFVTSGELVRHRRYKHTHEKPFKCSMCDYASVEVSKLKCHIRSHTGERPFQCSLCSYASRDTYTLKGHMRTHSGEKPYECYICHARFTQSGTMKMHILQKHTENVAKFHCPHCDTVIARKRDLGVHLRKQHSYTEQGKKCRYCDAVFHERYALKQHQKSHKNEKCFKCDQCDYACRQEWRMIMHKRTHTGEKPYACSHCDKTFRQKQLLDRHFKRYHDPNFVPAAFVCSKCGKTFTRRNTMARHADNCSGPDGGEGENGGETKKGKRGRKRKMRSKKEDSSDSEESAEPDLDDNEDEEETAVEIEAEPEVEQEAPAPPPSKKRRGRPPGKAATRPKQSQPAAIIQVEDQNTGEIENTMVEVKKEPDAEPVEEEEEAQPAVVEAPNGDLTPEMILSMMDW from the exons ATGGAAGGTGAGGCAGTTGAAGCTGTTGTGGAAGATTCAGAAACTTTTattaagggaaaagagagaaaaacctaTGAAAGACGCCGTGAAGCTGGGCAGGAGGACGATGCTTGTCATACACCACCAAACCAAGCAGATGGGGGTGAAGTAATTCAGGATGTCAACAGTGGTGTGCAGATGGTTATGATGGAACAGTTGGATCCAACACTTCTTcaaatgaagactgaagtaatGGAAGGTGCAGTGCCTCAGGAAACGGAGGCTACAGTGGATGACACACAGATCAGAACACCTCAGGTTGTTAATATGGAAGAGCAGCCTATAAATCTTAGTGAGCTTGAAGTACTGGTACTTGAAGCACTTGCCACCACTTCTGTGGAAGAACTTCAGGGAGCATATGAAGATGAGGTTTCCGAAGGAGGCCTGCAAGAGGGAGAGCCCATGATCTGTCACACTCTCCCTTTACCAGAAGTCTTCCAGGTAGTGAAAGCGGGTGCAAATGGTGAGGTGGAGACGCTGGAACAAGGTGAACTTCAGCCCCAAGAAGATCCTAATTGGCAAAAAGATCCAGACTATCGGCCACcagccaaaaaaacaaagaaaaacaaaaagagtaagCTGCGCTACACTGAGGAAGGCAAAGATGTGGATGTCTCTGTGTATGACGTTGAAGAGGAGCAACAGGAGGGTTTGTTGTCTGAGGTCAATGCAGAAAAAGTAGTGGGTAACATGAAGCCACCTAAaccaacaaaaatcaaaaagaaag GTGTAAAGAAGACATTCCAGTGCGAGCTGTGCAGTTACACTTGTCCACGTCGTTCTAACTTGGACCGCCATATGAAAAGCCACACTGATGAACGACCACATGAGTGCCATCTCTGTGGCAGGGCTTTTCGGACAGTCACGTTACTGAGGAAGCACCTCAACACTCACACAG GTACTCGCCCTCACAAGTGCCCGGATTGCGACATGGCCTTTGTGACCAGTGGAGAGTTGGTTCGGCATCGCCGCTACAAACACACCCACGAGAAACCGTTCAAATGTTCAATGTGTGATTATGCTAGTGTGGAG GTTAGCAAATTGAAATGCCACATTCGCTCTCACACTGGAGAGCGTCCGTTCCAGTGCAGCTTGTGCAGCTATGCCAGCAGGGATACTTACACGCTGAAGGGGCACATGAGGACCCACTCTG GAGAGAAGCCATATGAGTGTTACATCTGCCATGCTCGCTTCACTCAGAGTGGTACCATGAAGATGcacattttacagaaacataCGGAGAATGTGGCCAAATTTCACTGTCCTCACTGTGATACTGTTATAGCAAGAAAGAGGGACTTGG GTGTCCATTTGCGAAAGCAGCATTCCTACACTGAGCAGGGCAAGAAATGTCGATACTGTGATGCTGTGTTTCATGAGCGATATGCCCTCAAACAGCATCAAAAGTCTCACAAGAATGAGAAGTGCTTCAAGTGTGACCAGTGTGATTATGCATGCAGGCAG GAGTGGCGCATGATCATGCATAAACGGACCCATACTGGAGAAAAGCCTTATGCCTGTAGCCATTGTGATAAAACCTTCCGTCAAAAACAGCTCCTTGATAGGCACTTCAAACGATACCATGATCCCAACTTTGTCCCTGCTGCATTTGTCTGTTCCAAGTGTGGTAAAACTTTCACTCGCAGG AACACAATGGCCAGACATGCTGATAATTGTTCTGGCCCAGatggtggggaaggagagaatggAGGAGAGACAAAGAAGGGCAAACgtggcagaaagagaaaaatgcgCTCTAAGAAAGAAGATTCCTCTGATAGTG aggaaAGTGCTGAACCAGATTTGGATGATAATGAAGATGAAGAGGAGACAGCAGTAGAAATTGAGGCTGAACCAGAAGTTGAGCAAGAGGCTCCTGCACCACCTCCTAGTAAGAAACGAAGAGGAAGACCACCAGGCAAAGCTGCCACCCGACCAAAACAATCCCAGC CTGCAGCAATCATTCAGGTTGAAGACCAGAACACTGGTGAAATTGAAAATACTATGGTTGAAGTAAAGAAAGAACCTGATGCAGAACcagtagaggaagaagaagaagctcaGCCTGCTGTAGTGGAAGCTCCCAATGGAGACCTCACTCCTGAGATGATTCTCAGCATGATGGACTGGTGA
- the LOC134149685 gene encoding transcriptional repressor CTCF-like, translated as MEGEAVEAVVEDSETFIKGKERKTYERRREAGQEDDACHTPPNQADGGEVIQDVNSGVQMVMMEQLDPTLLQMKTEVMEGAVPQETEATVDDTQIRTPQVVNMEEQPINLSELEVLVLEALATTSVEELQGAYEDEVSEGGLQEGEPMICHTLPLPEVFQVVKAGANGEVETLEQGELQPQEDPNWQKDPDYRPPAKKTKKNKKSKLRYTEEGKDVDVSVYDVEEEQQEGLLSEVNAEKVVGNMKPPKPTKIKKKGVKKTFQCELCSYTCPRRSNLDRHMKSHTDERPHECHLCGRAFRTVTLLRKHLNTHTGTRPHKCPDCDMAFVTNGELVRHRRYKHTHEKPFKCSMCDYASVEVSKLKCHIRSHTGERPFQCSLCSYASRDTYTLKGHMRTHSGEKPYECYICHARFARSGTMKKHILQKHTENVAKFHCPHCDTVIARKRDLGVHLRKQHSYTEQGKKCRYCDAVFHERYALKQHQKSHKNEKCFKCDQCDYACRQVAE; from the exons ATGGAAGGTGAGGCAGTTGAAGCTGTTGTGGAAGATTCAGAAACTTTTattaagggaaaagagagaaaaacctaTGAAAGACGCCGTGAAGCTGGGCAGGAGGACGATGCTTGTCATACACCACCAAACCAAGCAGATGGGGGTGAAGTAATTCAGGATGTCAACAGTGGTGTGCAGATGGTTATGATGGAACAGTTGGATCCAACACTTCTTcaaatgaagactgaagtaatGGAAGGTGCAGTGCCTCAGGAAACGGAGGCTACAGTGGATGACACACAGATCAGAACACCTCAGGTTGTTAATATGGAAGAGCAGCCTATAAATCTTAGTGAGCTTGAAGTACTGGTACTTGAAGCACTTGCCACCACTTCTGTGGAAGAACTTCAGGGAGCATATGAAGATGAGGTTTCCGAAGGAGGCCTGCAAGAGGGAGAGCCCATGATCTGTCACACTCTCCCTTTACCAGAAGTCTTCCAGGTAGTGAAAGCGGGTGCAAATGGTGAGGTGGAGACGCTGGAACAAGGTGAACTTCAGCCCCAAGAAGATCCTAATTGGCAAAAAGATCCAGACTATCGGCCACcagccaaaaaaacaaagaaaaacaaaaagagtaagCTGCGCTACACTGAGGAAGGCAAAGATGTGGATGTCTCTGTGTATGACGTTGAAGAGGAGCAACAGGAGGGTTTGTTGTCTGAGGTCAATGCAGAAAAAGTAGTGGGTAACATGAAGCCACCTAAaccaacaaaaatcaaaaagaaag GTGTAAAGAAGACATTCCAGTGCGAGCTGTGCAGTTACACTTGTCCACGTCGTTCTAACTTGGACCGCCATATGAAAAGCCACACTGATGAACGACCACATGAGTGCCATCTCTGTGGCAGGGCTTTTCGGACAGTCACGTTACTGAGGAAGCACCTCAACACTCACACAG GTACTCGCCCTCACAAGTGCCCGGATTGCGACATGGCCTTTGTGACCAATGGAGAGTTGGTTCGGCATCGCCGCTACAAACACACCCACGAGAAACCGTTCAAATGTTCAATGTGTGATTATGCTAGTGTGGAG GTTAGCAAATTGAAATGCCACATTCGCTCTCACACTGGAGAGCGTCCGTTCCAGTGCAGCTTGTGCAGCTATGCCAGCAGGGATACTTACACGCTGAAGGGGCACATGAGGACCCACTCTG GAGAGAAGCCATATGAGTGTTACATCTGCCATGCTCGCTTCGCTCGGAGTGGTACCATGAAGAAGcacattttacagaaacataCGGAGAATGTGGCCAAATTTCACTGTCCTCACTGTGATACTGTTATAGCAAGAAAGAGGGACTTGG GTGTCCATTTGCGAAAGCAGCATTCCTACACTGAGCAGGGCAAGAAATGTCGATACTGTGATGCTGTGTTTCATGAGCGATATGCCCTCAAACAGCATCAAAAGTCTCACAAGAATGAGAAGTGCTTCAAGTGTGACCAGTGTGATTATGCATGCAGGCAG GTAGCAGAGTAG